In Syngnathoides biaculeatus isolate LvHL_M chromosome 5, ASM1980259v1, whole genome shotgun sequence, the following are encoded in one genomic region:
- the cacng7b gene encoding voltage-dependent calcium channel gamma-7 subunit isoform X1, producing the protein MHPLQSEQLPLRDPLIKCAVHTHICESPLCALQMSSCSSRALTILSTVFGACGLLLVGVAVSTDYWLIMVEGVILQHNQSMEVKMALHSGLWRVCFVAGSENGRCVASEYFTEPDIEITTENTANILKMVRTATPFPMVSLLFVFTAFVISNIGHIQPQRTILAFVSGIFFILSGLSLVVGLVLYISSINDEVMNRPREPEQFFNYHYGWSFAFAASSFLLKEGAGVLSVYLFMKRYAEEEMYRPHPALYRPRLSDSSDYSGQFLHPESSWPLPKRGRSMSEASSDISIQLNQPPPPPPKSGGQKGGPGNPPSGSSSGGSYPNPAPSSAGYPTHSLPRSHSPHPQGQPMSMAVPPPAVPPPHYHTHMHMSASPC; encoded by the exons ATGCACCCCCTCCAATCGGAACAACTTCCCTTACGTGACCCACTCATAAAATGTGCTGTACACACTCACATCTGCGAGTCTCCTCTCTGTGCCCTCCAGATGAGTTCGTGCAGTAGCCGCGCGTTGACCATCCTGTCCACAGTGTTCGGGGCCTGCGGGTTGCTGCTGGTGGGGGTGGCCGTGTCCACCGACTACTGGCTCATCATGGTGGAGGGCGTCATCCTGCAGCACAACCAGAGCATGGAGGTCAAGATGGCTCTGCATTCGGGTCTCTGGAGGGTCTGCTTTGTGGCCG GGTCTGAAAACGGGAGATGCGTTGCATCGGAGTACTTCACCGAACCCGACATCGAGATCACCACTGAAAACACTGCGAACATCCTCA AGATGGTCCGGACAGCGACGCCGTTCCCGATGGTGTCGTTACTCTTCGTCTTCACCGCCTTCGTCATCAGCAACATCGGCCACATCCAGCCTCAGCGCACCATCCTGGCCTTTGTCTCCGGAATCTTCTTCATCCTCTCAG GCCTAAGCTTGGTCGTGGGCCTGGTTCTCTACATCTCCAGCATCAACGACGAGGTGATGAACAGGCCCAGAGAACCCGAACAGTTCTTCAACTACCACTACGGGTGGTCTTTCGCCTTCGCGGCCTCCTCCTTCCTGCTCAAAGAG ggtgcaGGGGTGCTGTCGGTCTATCTGTTCATGAAGCGCTACGCAGAGGAGGAGATGTACCGACCCCACCCGGCCCTATACCGCCCCCGCTTGTCCGACAGCAGCGACTACAGCGGCCAGTTCCTCCACCCGGAATCCTCCTGGCCTCTGCCGAAGCGAGGGCGCAGCATGTCCGAAGCCTCCAGCGACATCTCCATCCAGCTCAACCAGCCCCCACCTCCACCGCCCAAAAGCGGCGGTCAGAAGGGGGGCCCGGGTAACCCACCGTCCGGGTCCTCTTCCGGGGGAAGCTACCCCAACCCTGCGCCCTCTTCTGCCGGGTACCCCACGCACAGCCTGCCCAGGTCGCACTCACCGCACCCCCAAGGCCAGCCGATGTCTATGGCCGTGCCGCCTCCGGCTGTGCCCCCCCCTCACTaccacacgcacatgcacatgaGCGCCTCCCCCTGTTAG
- the cacng7b gene encoding voltage-dependent calcium channel gamma-7 subunit isoform X2, whose product MSSCSSRALTILSTVFGACGLLLVGVAVSTDYWLIMVEGVILQHNQSMEVKMALHSGLWRVCFVAGSENGRCVASEYFTEPDIEITTENTANILKMVRTATPFPMVSLLFVFTAFVISNIGHIQPQRTILAFVSGIFFILSGLSLVVGLVLYISSINDEVMNRPREPEQFFNYHYGWSFAFAASSFLLKEGAGVLSVYLFMKRYAEEEMYRPHPALYRPRLSDSSDYSGQFLHPESSWPLPKRGRSMSEASSDISIQLNQPPPPPPKSGGQKGGPGNPPSGSSSGGSYPNPAPSSAGYPTHSLPRSHSPHPQGQPMSMAVPPPAVPPPHYHTHMHMSASPC is encoded by the exons ATGAGTTCGTGCAGTAGCCGCGCGTTGACCATCCTGTCCACAGTGTTCGGGGCCTGCGGGTTGCTGCTGGTGGGGGTGGCCGTGTCCACCGACTACTGGCTCATCATGGTGGAGGGCGTCATCCTGCAGCACAACCAGAGCATGGAGGTCAAGATGGCTCTGCATTCGGGTCTCTGGAGGGTCTGCTTTGTGGCCG GGTCTGAAAACGGGAGATGCGTTGCATCGGAGTACTTCACCGAACCCGACATCGAGATCACCACTGAAAACACTGCGAACATCCTCA AGATGGTCCGGACAGCGACGCCGTTCCCGATGGTGTCGTTACTCTTCGTCTTCACCGCCTTCGTCATCAGCAACATCGGCCACATCCAGCCTCAGCGCACCATCCTGGCCTTTGTCTCCGGAATCTTCTTCATCCTCTCAG GCCTAAGCTTGGTCGTGGGCCTGGTTCTCTACATCTCCAGCATCAACGACGAGGTGATGAACAGGCCCAGAGAACCCGAACAGTTCTTCAACTACCACTACGGGTGGTCTTTCGCCTTCGCGGCCTCCTCCTTCCTGCTCAAAGAG ggtgcaGGGGTGCTGTCGGTCTATCTGTTCATGAAGCGCTACGCAGAGGAGGAGATGTACCGACCCCACCCGGCCCTATACCGCCCCCGCTTGTCCGACAGCAGCGACTACAGCGGCCAGTTCCTCCACCCGGAATCCTCCTGGCCTCTGCCGAAGCGAGGGCGCAGCATGTCCGAAGCCTCCAGCGACATCTCCATCCAGCTCAACCAGCCCCCACCTCCACCGCCCAAAAGCGGCGGTCAGAAGGGGGGCCCGGGTAACCCACCGTCCGGGTCCTCTTCCGGGGGAAGCTACCCCAACCCTGCGCCCTCTTCTGCCGGGTACCCCACGCACAGCCTGCCCAGGTCGCACTCACCGCACCCCCAAGGCCAGCCGATGTCTATGGCCGTGCCGCCTCCGGCTGTGCCCCCCCCTCACTaccacacgcacatgcacatgaGCGCCTCCCCCTGTTAG